The nucleotide window GCATCCGTTTTCGGCATCATCCACCAGTTCACCAGCGCACAGAGTGTTTCCGAGGTTTCGGTCTCCGGCCTCATGCTGACACCGGCATAAAACTCGTTGAACGCGGAAAGGGTAGGCGCAATATTGCCGCCGTGCCCGTTGATGAAATAGATACGACGAAATCCGTGCTTTGAAAGTGAAGTTATCCAGTCGACCAGCACCTGAATATAGGTTGACGGCCGCAGGGTCATGGAGCCGGAAAAAGCCATGTGATGCTGCGCCATCCCAACCGCGAGCGGCGGCGCCACGTAGCATCCAATCCGTTCCGCGCAAGCCTCGGCAATGGCATTAGCGATAATGAAATCTGTACCCATCAAACCGGTCGGGCCATGCTGTTCGGTCGAACCGATGGGAATGATGATCCCTTTATTCTCTGCAAGATAGCTTTCAACCTCGACCCATGTTGACAATGCAAGTTTCACGATCTTTTCTTCCTTTCGACGTTCCTGGAATTCTTCAACGACCCAGACGTTCAATGGGTTCATAATCCACATCCAGCCCGAAACCGGCCGGGCCGAAAATGGCAAGCGCCTCCGGTGACCTCATGACGTCCGGCACGCTGACGCCGATCACTTTCACGCGCTGTCCGTATTTCAGGTTTTCCGTCGTGATGGGTTCGCCGGTTTCCCGGTCAACAATGCAGATCAGATCGGGCACCATGGCGACAGGAGTACTATCCTTGAAGGCAATCAGATATTCGTTCTGGAAAACCACCTCCAGTTTGGAATCGCTGTTTTGCAGATCGTCGAGGATCACCCGACCAACGGAAAAGCCGCCTTTGGTCTCACGCAACAGGTCAGTCACCTTGCCATCAAAAAGAACCCTGGCGATACGGCTGATCTTTTCTGATTCGAGGAAGTTGATCAGGGCATCCACTACATTCACATGCGCCTCACGCGCTTCGCGGATGGCCTGGCCGATGTCCACCGCAAGGGTGATGGTATTGAGTACGGCGTGATCCTTGATCTGCCGGCCGGTCAGGGGATAGCAGGCCATCTGCCCGATGCCGCCCATACGCACACAGATTTCGCGGCAATAGCGTTCCGCATCGACATTTTCGACCGTGGAAATGGTCGCCACGCTGTTTTTGTCATCGGCAATCACATTGGGGTTGCTGGAGAGGCCGGCCACATTGTAGGTGGTCATCTGCAGTTCCGGAAAGGCCCGCCCCATACCATCGGCATCAATTACCGGCAGACCGGTCAGCGCGCCAACAACAAGCGGCATAGAGGCATTGATACCGCCCGCTTCAACCGGCATGACCGCATCCACCTTGTATCCCAGATATTGTTCCGCCTGGCGCAGGGCGGCCACATTGGCCGGTCCACTGGGGATCTTTTCATTGATCACCGTCGGCGCGCCCATGGTCAGTATATTAATTGCCGTCTTTGCATCGTCGAAATCTTTCGGATCGACAATGGTCACAGTCCTGCCCTCGTCAAGAACCTGTTTTAACATCAGGCGCCCGGCGTAGGGATCCCCGCCCCCGCCTGTTCCCAGGAAAGCGGATCCTCTGATAAAATCTTCCAAATTTGTGTGATTAATCTGCATATCAGTTCTTCCAATCAGGCCGATGTTGTTTCAAGTAGTTCGCCGACAACCTTTACCCGCAGCCTCACGGCACCACCGGGCAGATAACTCAGGGGAAGTTCCTCGATGTCGACAATTTTTATACTTTCCGGGCTGGCCCCGGCATTGAGGCAGTTTTCCTGCGCCTCCTGTTTGGCCGCCGCCAGGGCTTTTTCCCGGCCCAGTTCAGTGTAGGAATAGATCCGATCAACTTCACCGCCGACCTGGGCGATAGCCGCCCCAATGGCATTCGCCACACCAAAATTTTCCGGGATAAGAAGTTCGGACGTGCCTTTGAGATCGCGGGACACAATAATGCTGCCGCCACCGACCAGAATAACCGGGGTATCCTCCTTGCTGGTCTTCATGCGGTCCACCGCTGTTTCGATCATGGCGTGGATCTTGTCTTCCACCTGCCTGACGAAGTCCTTGTCCAGATGGGCCACCCGGTCGGGATCTCCCAGTGTCGCATGTCCCCCGGCAACGATCACATCCGTAACCGTCATAATGTCTCCGCCAAAAACCAGCGCATCATCAGTTAGCCGATAACCGACGGAATCGGGCCCGATCTGGATGTCACCATTACCTTTCTGGCGGACAATACTGCCGCCGCCGAGACCAATGGAAAGGATATCCGGCATCCTGAAGTTAGTCCGCACCCCGCCGATGTCGACCGGAATGGAAGATTCCCGGGGAAAGCCGTTGGTCAACACCCCGACATCGGTTGTCGTCCCCCCGATATCCACCACGATGGCCTCTTCCCTGGCGGTCAGGTTTGCAGCCCCCCGCATGCTGTTTGTCGGACCGGAGGCAAAGGTCAGGACGGGATATTTTGCGACATAATCCTCGCTCATCAGGGTGCCGTCGTTCTGGCTTACAAACAGGGGGGCGTCGATTTTCAGCTCCTCGAGTGCCGCGCGGAAACCACCGACAACCGTCTCCACAAAATTCGACAACGACGCATTCATGATGGTCGCATTTTCGCGCTCGATCAGCCCCAGCCGGCCGATTTCGTTGGACAGGGTAATCTTCACCCCGGGACATTCACGTTTCAGGATTTCCGCCGCCCGTTCCTCCATGGAAATATCAATCGCGGAAAAAAGGCTGGAGATGGCCACGGCAGTGATGTTGCGCTGCCTGATCTGGCGCGCCACCGCCATGATTTCCTCTTCCCTCAGGGCCGTGATCTCGCGGCCGTCAAATTCGTTACCGCCATGCACCAGGAAGATATTGTTGCCCACAACCGTTCGCAGGTCGGCGGGCCAGTCCGTATAGGGCAGAATACTTGTGGTGGCCGGCAGGGCGATACGGATAACCGCCACCTCCACCAACTGCTTTCTTTCGATAAAGGCATTTGTGAACTGGGTGGTACCGATCATCACCTGATCGATATCTTCCGCCTTCACGTCGGCCTGCTCCATAACCGCCCGGGCGGCAGCGGCGACTCCGGATCCGATATCGCCGCTTGTAGGCACTTTGATGGAGACACATACTTTTGATCCGTCCATCAAAATGGCATCTGTATTGGTTCCACCGACGTCGATGCCAATTCTAATATTTTTCTCTTTTCCCATTCCTGATCCCGGTTTCATATCTTCAGATTGTCCTCTCACTGATCCTGTTGGCGCCAAGCCATCACCAGGGCAGTGTCCATATGTCTCTCAGAGAAAGACGCTCAGAAGACGGTACTGATTAATCCGCGGGAAACCCAATAATCTTTGGAACGGGGTCCCCCACTTAAAAGGACAGGTCGAAAAATTGAGCGAACAGTCCTTTCCCGTCCGAAAGGACAGGCCGGACATTTCAAAAGATATTTTTTACGCGCAAAATTACTACCGGAATCCGGTCAGCATTGCAGCCTTCAAAAGGACTGGGAAATCAGAGGATATTTTTGGCGCGGGCGACTTCCACCGCGATCATGCGGTTCTGTACGCCCAGTTTGGAGAAAATATTCCGCATATGGAATTTGACTGTCGTTTCAGACAGGTTCATCGCGTTGGCAATCACCTTGTTTGACTGTCCGGAACTCAGGTTTTGCAGCACCTCAAATTCTTTCGGGGTTAAGACGTTGGCGGGCTCAGTCGTACCGGCCACCGCTTCCCCGTCCGCCATCAGAGTACCGATAAAGGAGACCGCCTCCGTTGACAGTTGGGACAGCGTAATTCGTTTGATATGGCCGCTGACGAAAGTCCGAAGAAGTTTGCCCTCGCTCAAGAAGGACTGCCGGAACTCATGTGTATAGGACTTGCTCAGCATATCCCTGAAAAGCTCATCTGCGGCATCATGCTGTTGCAAATTGTCCAGGGCCAGAATTTGCAGGATCGCGGATTTAAGATAGAAACTGTTATGTTTCTTCTGCTTTTGGGTGTCGAGGGTGCGGTCCAGAAGCCTGAGCGCAATCTCCGCCTTGCCCTGTTTGATGCAATAGCGGGCCAGGGCATGAACGGTCCGATAGGCTTCCTGGAAGGAGGCGGCCTCAAAGTCGTCAGGTTCCGTCAGGTATTTCCCCAGAGCCAGTCTCTCTATCCGTGTACGCGCCTCCGGCATATCACCGGATAACGTCAGCAGATCAAGCTTCTGGATTTCCGTTATTCTTTCCAGCCGCGGCAGATTCCGTTGTTGTGCAAGGGCCCGCCCCCGGTCCAGAAGCATGAAGGCCCTCTCCCGGGATCCACTTTCATATTCCAGGGAACTGGCTGTCACATACCCCCGGATAAAAACCTCCACCCATCCTTCATGAGTTTCGATTTTCTCCAGAGATGCGGGAATGAGCTGCCGGGCAGCCTCTTCATGACCCTGTTCATAATTGAGCTCTGCCAGCAGGACCTGCACAATCGCCGTCAGTCCGGCATCGTCCGCAAAATATTTAAGGCACAGCTCCCGGGCGATGTCCAGTTCCTTCCGGCTTAGCACCAGCTCGCCCGTGACATTATGGATTAACGCCAGATGGACATGCATGAACACCTGGGAATAGGCAGCGTCCGAAAGATTGTAGAATTCCAGGGAAATTGTCGCCGCCTCACGGGCCTTGGCCATGTCCCCGATGGCGTAATACATCATGCAGAGTAAATTATTGAACCAGCCCTGGCTCCAGAAACGACCAAGCATCATGTGTTTCGCCTGGTTTTCATATTTTTCTATCTCTGCCGGGCTGACCTGCTTGTCTTCATAAACCGCCATAAGCATCACGACAATGGACCGGTAATATTCCAGCGAAGGGTCATCGGTCTGCGCGGCGATCCGCTGAATGGCCCTCTCAAGCAGGCTGTGTCCCATGTCCAGCTTGCCGTCCTTCATATAGATCAGTACCCGGGACAGCAGCAATTGCGGTTCTTTCTCGGCGATTTCCAGGGGGAACAGGGAAACAATTTTCTCCAGAGCCTCAATCCCTTCCCTCAGGCCGATTTCAACGCCGCCGGAAGAAATGAAAAGCTCCTTCATCCGGTCCTTATCATCAGCCTCTGCGGCATGATAAATCGCTTCAAAAGTCGCTCCCTGGCCTGCCTGCCAGTCCGTCGCCCGCTCATGAAGCCGCTTCAGGCTTGTTTCATCGCGTTCCAGCATTTTCTTACGCAGGAACTGGTGAAACAGGGGATTGAATCTGAAATATCCCGCCATGTCTTCCAGCGTATAGACAAGCGGCGCAAGATGCTGTTTCATGAGAAGGCTTTCAACATCCTTCATGTCACAGACAAACCGCGCCTGTTTAACGGAGAAAATCCGGAAAATACTCAAACTGACAAGCGCATCGCAGAGGTCGGGGCCCAGACCAGCGAAAATCTGTTCATTGATGAATTCTTCCAGATCCGGCGAAAGCTGGACGGCATCAGTATCCACTGGAAGATTCAGTTGGCTATTGTTGTTGTCAAACCGGCATCGTTCATACCAAAGCGACACGGGCCAGCCGCCGGTAAGACGCATAAGCTGCTCTCGTTCCAGCGCCTCAAGCCGGGTCTGGAAAAGGGCGGAAATTTCGCCATCACTAAATGCGAGGCTGTTT belongs to Emcibacter sp. and includes:
- a CDS encoding creatininase family protein, which encodes MKLALSTWVEVESYLAENKGIIIPIGSTEQHGPTGLMGTDFIIANAIAEACAERIGCYVAPPLAVGMAQHHMAFSGSMTLRPSTYIQVLVDWITSLSKHGFRRIYFINGHGGNIAPTLSAFNEFYAGVSMRPETETSETLCALVNWWMMPKTDAMIREIFAEKDGAHATASEIAITQYLCPESIKPAAPDLFVAAEGSPLDIHNGYDYRRRFKDGRIGSDVRAANPEDGGRVFEQAVKDITGHCKEFFQS
- a CDS encoding DUF917 domain-containing protein; translated protein: MQINHTNLEDFIRGSAFLGTGGGGDPYAGRLMLKQVLDEGRTVTIVDPKDFDDAKTAINILTMGAPTVINEKIPSGPANVAALRQAEQYLGYKVDAVMPVEAGGINASMPLVVGALTGLPVIDADGMGRAFPELQMTTYNVAGLSSNPNVIADDKNSVATISTVENVDAERYCREICVRMGGIGQMACYPLTGRQIKDHAVLNTITLAVDIGQAIREAREAHVNVVDALINFLESEKISRIARVLFDGKVTDLLRETKGGFSVGRVILDDLQNSDSKLEVVFQNEYLIAFKDSTPVAMVPDLICIVDRETGEPITTENLKYGQRVKVIGVSVPDVMRSPEALAIFGPAGFGLDVDYEPIERLGR
- a CDS encoding hydantoinase/oxoprolinase family protein: MGKEKNIRIGIDVGGTNTDAILMDGSKVCVSIKVPTSGDIGSGVAAAARAVMEQADVKAEDIDQVMIGTTQFTNAFIERKQLVEVAVIRIALPATTSILPYTDWPADLRTVVGNNIFLVHGGNEFDGREITALREEEIMAVARQIRQRNITAVAISSLFSAIDISMEERAAEILKRECPGVKITLSNEIGRLGLIERENATIMNASLSNFVETVVGGFRAALEELKIDAPLFVSQNDGTLMSEDYVAKYPVLTFASGPTNSMRGAANLTAREEAIVVDIGGTTTDVGVLTNGFPRESSIPVDIGGVRTNFRMPDILSIGLGGGSIVRQKGNGDIQIGPDSVGYRLTDDALVFGGDIMTVTDVIVAGGHATLGDPDRVAHLDKDFVRQVEDKIHAMIETAVDRMKTSKEDTPVILVGGGSIIVSRDLKGTSELLIPENFGVANAIGAAIAQVGGEVDRIYSYTELGREKALAAAKQEAQENCLNAGASPESIKIVDIEELPLSYLPGGAVRLRVKVVGELLETTSA
- a CDS encoding LuxR C-terminal-related transcriptional regulator, with amino-acid sequence MLDSGKLQERGDGLSNRQPFAYLLNAGTIDRPRLLSRSPVYTHKKLTLLEAPAGFGKAVLMAQWAEDASFKGYAVTWYKISTEDNSRPVFFSNLFNLLKAYLPSGTGMKNTRDTVDKFRELSGRLSRKHIIFVDHLECLSDRDSLTALNNLIEFSGLSVFFVLTSSRGNIIPVSAYRAHNQLTHIDANSLAFSDGEISALFQTRLEALEREQLMRLTGGWPVSLWYERCRFDNNNSQLNLPVDTDAVQLSPDLEEFINEQIFAGLGPDLCDALVSLSIFRIFSVKQARFVCDMKDVESLLMKQHLAPLVYTLEDMAGYFRFNPLFHQFLRKKMLERDETSLKRLHERATDWQAGQGATFEAIYHAAEADDKDRMKELFISSGGVEIGLREGIEALEKIVSLFPLEIAEKEPQLLLSRVLIYMKDGKLDMGHSLLERAIQRIAAQTDDPSLEYYRSIVVMLMAVYEDKQVSPAEIEKYENQAKHMMLGRFWSQGWFNNLLCMMYYAIGDMAKAREAATISLEFYNLSDAAYSQVFMHVHLALIHNVTGELVLSRKELDIARELCLKYFADDAGLTAIVQVLLAELNYEQGHEEAARQLIPASLEKIETHEGWVEVFIRGYVTASSLEYESGSRERAFMLLDRGRALAQQRNLPRLERITEIQKLDLLTLSGDMPEARTRIERLALGKYLTEPDDFEAASFQEAYRTVHALARYCIKQGKAEIALRLLDRTLDTQKQKKHNSFYLKSAILQILALDNLQQHDAADELFRDMLSKSYTHEFRQSFLSEGKLLRTFVSGHIKRITLSQLSTEAVSFIGTLMADGEAVAGTTEPANVLTPKEFEVLQNLSSGQSNKVIANAMNLSETTVKFHMRNIFSKLGVQNRMIAVEVARAKNIL